ACTGAAGCACACACTGTTATGAAAAAGcattacaagaaaataaaaatgataaaatgttcaAAGTTTCAGAATCATATTTAACTAtacggttacactttatttcgatagtccacttaaggcattctactgactataagtaactttgtaactacatgtcaactacatatcaactaaaaatctcagaaatttgcaactacatgtctactaactctcagagtagactgttaggggtaggtttaggcttagtataagttgacaataagttgacaaagaaagtgttagaagatattaagcagacagtctactaatactctactagctgctagttgacatgtagttgcaaagttacttactgctagtagaatgtctaaagtgaactatcaaaataaagtgttaccaactatACTTACAAAGTGTGTGCCAGTTGTGTGTGTGCAATCAACAAATTctaaagtttaatttaaatacttACTTATGAGAGGTCTCTCCTTGCTTTGCTTCTCCACTGCTGCTGAAGAGAAAGAAGCATTACAACTAAGTTTTGAATAGACTGAAACGGTAATATACCGGGCTGTATTCAAAAGTACATATCTCAATTACAAGTACTATTTACGGACTGTATGATTATAAGACAACCCCATTTCTTCAAGATGTAGCCTACCTTTTGAAAAAAGACTTTTTGAAGACCAAATCTTGTCCTGTCTTGACCTAATTCCTAGAAAATGTCAAACATTTTCCAGTTACGTAATTTATTGGTAATTTTATAATTTACCAACATAACTATGACAATGCTTGCTTGTACTTTCGTATGAGCTTTATTTATAATGTAGTGATATACAGCACACACTGTCGCTGCATTATACTAGAAAGGGACTTTGATTAGCGCATGCAATTGAAGAgtgtgaggaacaaacaggtGGGTGTCACAATTTTGTTGCAATGGCATGCATGACGAAGAAGATTCTCATTCACTGGCTACGTTGAACTTACATGCAACCgaataatgtaattgtaattggaTTGATGGCTCAATCAGATTTACATGAAAAGCCTTCATGAAAACACCTTAATCGATCCGATggaagggggtggtttattccttttctaATATGATTGCGAGTGCATGTAAATACTCGATCGGATTAAACCACGAAACTGAAAGgactgcgcatgtgcaatgacGCAGAAATAACATAATGACCTATAACGCACAAAACGAGCGcctcttccttttgaataaagtgttgtgTAAATGCATGTCTTGTCCATAGACTATAAAAAACATGGATGTaatgtccgtgacgtcacccataggtttacgaagagcgtttttgaagccaaaagtgggcGGAGGCGGCCGTGGCCATCTTGGCACGCCccgataatcgaaaatgggcataaaggcgggagctggttgctgaaaccacacccATCTAGCTCGAGGGTAGAGACAGCAGCTGCAAtcaacctgtcactcaagtggccacgcccttaattatgcagaactttaaggcttgaTACAATTTAATACAATATGAGTTATTAataaattcacccccctcacagttgttatgaaaggcaaaattagctatatagaccaaaatcatttattgaaacaggctgtaaacatgtttttttttttttttcagctgtgaagttgggcattttaacatggggagtctatgggactgactcccttttgcagccagcctcaagcggccagtcgatgattacagtttaagtcatttccgtatggcttcacgagagagagcgggaggttggggcTTCGTCCTGTCATGATAAAACTCGGCAattgtgaagtggagcaggacaacctTGTTTTGGATATTCATCCACAGGCGTGATAAATTAGCAGCACAGCACTTTATATGTATGATTATCCATAAATGggtaaatattaattctgctgttaaaaaacaagtaaagaaaacatgtaggagagtggttattatgtgcaaacagtgataaactatattatatatatatgtcactttcactttcactatttgtgcagtgtgcgcatgtaaaagaaaacaaaaaaacaaactctTCCTAATTGAAGCTTGTGACATGATTCGATAACTATATTtaatgttcatgtaaacactacattcagatTCATCAAATGGAATGAATTCAGTCCGATTGAACCAAAAAGTGTGAATGTAAACATAACTTCTGTCTTTAACAAAATCCACAGGAAATATCCAAACGATGACATGGAACTTCTAGGGGACAAATTAGGAAACAGCTGAACATATTGACTAATCAAATGAGTAACCAAAAGAAACTAACTATGAACTAAATGTCAAACCTGAACATAAATGTGACAGTGAGTACAACATAGTTGACATTTTTACTTTTCACTGGCACGAGGAAGTTTCACCTACTCCGGAATGAGTGAAACAAGCAATCAACAGTGGAGTGCTCTGCACCAGAGTATGTGAGTGGAGCTGGAGTGGCACGGTGAGAATTTAAATGGTCGGAAAGTCAGAGCGTTGTGGTGTTGCAACCCTTTCTCAACAATGTGCATATAAATAACACTTCCCAGTTGTGTGTAATGCATATTCCAAATGGCAATTTTGCTTGCATATGACACACCAATCCTTCCCATTAACTTTGGTGAAAAGTAGATGCATACAAATATCCCGTGTCATCTTCAACGGCAATGACATCACCAGCGAGGCTCGCCCAGTTCTGATGCACGTACACCTTCAAACAGGTAGGTAAGggcaataatctttttttttttgcaatgagaTCACTGGGGTTAACGGGATATGACAATAATAAGCATAAACCTAGAATATAGAAACCTGTAACAACAGAATTCTTCAATTTGAGTattcacatctctctctctctgtctctctctctgtgtgtgtgtgtgtcatgttaaTCAGACTTATCAACTttaactcgtgtgtgtgtgtgtgttcgtgttcactgctccgggtgtgtgtgtgtgtgttcgtgttcactgctccgggtgtgtgtgtgtgtgtgtgtgtgtgtgttcgtgttcactgctccgggtgtgtgtgtgtgtgtgtgtgtgtgttcgtgttcactgctccgggtgtgtgtgtgttcgtgttcactgctccaggtgtgtgtgtgtgtgtgtgtgtgtgttcgtgttcactgctccgggtgtgtgtgtgtgtgtgggtgtgtgtgttcgtgttcactgctccgggtgtgtgtgtgtgtgtgttcgtgttcactgctccgggtgtgtgtgtgttcgtgttcactgctccgggtgtgtgtgtgtgggtgtgtgtgtgtatttgtgttcactgctccgggtgtgtgtgtgtgtgtgtgtgggtgtgtgtgttcgtgttcactgctccgggtgtgtgtgtgtgggtgtgtgtgtttgtgttcactgctccgggtgtgtgtgtgtgtgtgtgtgtgtgggtgtgtgtgtttgtgttcactgctccgggtgtgtgtgggtgtgtgtgtttgtgttcactgctccgggtgtgtgtgtgtgtgtgttcgtgttcactgctccgggtgtgtgtgtgtgtgtgtgtgtgtgggtgtgtgtgttcgtgttcactgctccgggtgtgtgtgtgtgtgtgggtgtgtgtgtgtgtgtttgtgttcactgctccgggtgtgtgtgtgtgtgtgtgttcgtgttcactgctccgggtgtgtgtgtgtgtgtgttcgtgttcactgctccgggtgtgtgtgtgtgtgtgtgtgtgtgtgtgtgtgtgtgtgtgtgttcgtgttcactgctccgggtgtgtgtgtgtgtgtgggtgtgtgtgtgtgtgtttgtgttcactgctccgggtgtgtgtgtgtgtgtgttcgtgttcactgctccgggtgtgtgtgtgtgtgtgtgtgtgtgtgtgggtgtgtgtgtgtgttcgtgttcactgctccgggtgtgtgtgtgtgtgtgtgtgttcgtgttcactgctccgggtgtgtgtgtgtgtgtgtgtgtgtgtgtgtgtgtgtgtgtgtgtttgtgttcactgctccgggtgtgtgtgtgtgtgtgttcgtgttcactgctccgggtgtgtgtgtgtgtgtgtgtgtgtgtgtgtgggtgtgtgtgtgtgttcgtgttcactgctccgggtgtgtgtgtgtgtgtgtgtgttcgtgttcactgctccgggtgtgtgtgtgtgggtgtgtgtgttcgtgttcactgctccgggtgtgtgtgtgtgtgttcgtgttcactgctccgggtgtgtgtgtgtgtgtttgtgttcactgctccgggtgtgtgtgtgtgtgttcgtgttcactgctccgggtgtgtgtgtgtgtgtgtgtgtgtgtgtgtttgtgttcactgctccgggtgtgtgtgtgtgtgtgtgtgtgtgtgtgtgtgttcactgctccgggtgtgtgtgtgtgtgtgtgtgggtgtgtgtgtgtgtttgtgttcactgctccgggtgtgtgtgtgtgtgtgtgtgtgtgtgtgtgtgttcgtgttcactgctccgggtgtgtgtgtgtgtgtgtttgtgttcactgctccgggtgtgtgtgtgtgtgtgtgtgtgtgtgtgtgttcgtgttcactgctccgggtgtgtgtgtgtgtgggtgtgtgtgtgtgtgtttgtgttcactgctccgggggtgtgtttacttctcactgctgtatgtgtgcacttggatgggttaaatacagagcaccaattctgagtatgggttacaatacttggcaaatgtcaccacagtcactttcacttttttgctACAaagttaatcattaaaaaaaaaaaaaaactttaaatacacacaataataaaatattgttacaCGTGGTTAATAAATGTTGAATATATACCAGTTTTGTGTAGTACTTTTAATGTTTTACTAAATGGAATAGCACAGGCCATTCTTGTAAAGGAAACCACTCAGCAGCAGAACAATAAATATAGCCCGTTAACTTTTTTTCCTGACTCTGTAGTAGTTCTTATGTAGAACACTTTGAATTATCTGGCATAAGATGTAAATGAGCTTGCCTTGTTTAAAGTGTGTTAAAGACAGCCAGTTTAGGCAGGGGCGGAGCCAGGGGTGGCCACCCCTTTGGCCACCCCACTCAAAACTGCAGTTTTTGTCCCTTTTTTTTGTTaccaagaaatgcatttattaagatgCGGAACACCGTATCTCTCGTTatgaccacatcaaacgtgaGAATTTTCAGAAGCGCACTTCAAACAAGCGCGGAAAAGCTACAGCAGCCAAATCAGCTTAAGTAGAACAACTGTGAACTTCGGTCTGATGAAATGTTGTTAGATGTCAGTGAAACACACTTTCCGGTCCCAGCAGCTGTTTTACTTTGCTCACGGCGCATACTATTCAACAGTACGCAGATATGTTGCGCAAGCTCTATATCACTTCATCATAAATAACCCGCACAAGAAATATGAGCATACATACCCAGTTCTGTCATCAGTCATGCAATCTCCAAAAAGATGATTAAAGCTGCAAACTTTGCATGTATCTTTGCATGTATCTTtgcatgggaagtcgtggcctaatggtaagagagtcggactcccaatcgaaaggttgtgagttcgagtcccgggccggcagaaattgtgggtggggggagtgcatgtacagttctctctacaccttcaataccacgacttaggtgcccttgagcaaggcatcgaacccccaactgctccccgggcgccgcagcataaatggctgcccactgctctgggtgtgtgctcacagtgtgtgtgtgtgttcactgctctgtgtgtgtgtgcatttcggatgggttaaatgcagagtacaaattctgagtatgggtcactgtacttggctgaatgtcacttcacttcacttatacgcagcatgcaagaACGTCGCTCAAAtgcatgtactaaaatatattctATAATTTCGAGAATACCTaagatatgtatttttatttgtaatttaatgcatAGATAAATGTGAGCACAGTGCACTTAAGTGTATTTAATAAGTGTACTGtgttcacatttatttgtgcattaaattacaaattttacaaaTCTAGTAGAACGTATATGAAAattgaaatgcataaaataactaattttataTCCTGGCATCTATGTCTACTGTTGACTTCCAGCCATTTTCACATCTTTCTGCGTGTCTCATCCATATTGGAGAGCAAGCATTTGGGAGTTTTGAGAAGTTGAATGAGCAATAAAGCTATAGTGAGCCCCTTTATTAAAATACCTGGAGGTTaggaataatacaaaaaatgtcatattcactCAGTATTACTTGATCTAATTCACAAATATCTCAATTACAGTTTAGTAGAAATGAATTGTACTTAGTTGTGTTTTTGGAAAGAAAACAGTCCAGTACATTAtagtcaaacacatttttatattgaaataatgaagatTTCTGTGCCACCCCAGACTGTCCTGGCTCCGCCACTGAGTTTAGGCAAAGTATACTGTGGTGATACTCATGCAAAAGCTCATGTCTTTATAGTAGAAAGTGTTGTACAAATAAAGGTACTTCACCCCTGATTTAGTGCATTGATTAATGTTTATAGGTTAATAAATGCCTAAATTAAATTTCATGATACATGTCTCTTCAGATGACTTAGATTAAACCGCTCAATTCATATGGATTATTTTTGTATGACTTTTGGTGCTTTTTGAATTGTGCAGAATTTGGCTGTGTGAACCTTAATTACACAGAATGATAAAATGGTGTTACAGATGGTGTATAAATGTTGAAATGTAATATAGCATGGTGtcttacatttttgtttgtgtaaCATTGAGATTATTACAAGTAGTAATACCACAGGTTTATGACAGACAAACCAGGGTTTTCTTGAAGTAATATCATAGCATATTAAGTGTTACCATGAACTTCTCGAAAGTAATCCTGCTAAATTATTGCAGgaatatcacaaaaatataacaaaaggACCACAGGATTACTAAAGGAAAGTCAGGTATTACTGAAGAAATATGAAACCGGACCATCACAGATATTGTATATTACATACAAATACAACACAAATGCTAAAAGGAGCACACTACTTTGTGTAGTACTTTTAATGTTTTACTAAATGGAATAGCACAGGCCATTCTTGTAAGGGAAACCACTCAGCAGCAGGACATTAAAAATAGCCCTTACATTTATCGTTAACTTTTTTCCTGACTCTGTAGTAGTTCTTATGTAGAACACTTTGAATTATCTAGCATAAGATGTAAATGATCATGTACATGTAAATGAAAGACAGCCAGTTTAGGCAAAGTATACTGTTGTGATACTcatgcaaaagctcatatctttgGACAGTGAGCAAATTTAGCAGCTCACTGACGAcgtatataaatatttctgctatatatatatatatttctaaatctACAGTAGTTTAAGATTAACTTAATGGACCGAGGGAACGTTGAGGTAAGATTCTACATACTTAAAACAAactactaaataataaaatatcaacttttcaaaaagttatttaatttttattttattttattaataaatctttCTACTATTACCAATTTATTTCCTTTACTTAAGAATGTTTGACCAAACACTGTTCTGTATTTCTAGAAAGTCAATGCTATTGTGAGTTTTTCTTCATATTCATAATCATCTGACAATGAGGAGCCTATTTGTTCTGCTGAGTTTTCTGATCGGTGTTCAGAACTTTTATATCTTGAGAAAAGATAATTCCAAAAATCATCAAGAGATCACAAGAATTGCCATTTTACGTGTAACTAAAGAAGTCCGCAAGAGCATGGATAGGCGATTTCAAGAGGTATGAAACTGACAATATGAACAGATTGTCCTTTTTTCAGTCATATAATTTGTGATCTACACaacaaaatgtatctttttaGCTGTTTATTTGCTCACGATTAATGTGATTACATAAAATGTGCAGGATAACAGAAAAAATCATGAATGTGAACCAATCAAGTACTGTAGTTGAAAAGCATTTCCACTCTTGATGATATTTCCAAGCATGTTTTTATGGGGCCTAGTAAGCAAACttgttaaaaagtaaatattatttgatgtatttttgaGAAAGAATTTGACTCGATAGTGTTTAATGTTCatttatatttcaattcaaaCTGATGTGGAGATTTTGATTATACGtttaaactttgaaaaaattCTCACTTTGAAAAAAGCATCCTCTTTAaatagtgtttattattattttactaattgCTAGCAAGTTTCACAAACTTACAGcatgtaaaatgtttaatcatGAAAATCTAAAGCatacaatttcaatatttttaccttttttgttttataagtTTAATGCGTTGCTGTAAATTTGCAGAATTCACATATGGTCATTAACTATTTCTATGTTTAAACTGattgaaaataatcagtttaTGTAAGAGAATGTTTTTCACTGCTTTACTCGGCACTTAATAAACTACTTAGCATTTAGCATGCTAATATGTGCTGCTGCTAGGTATTAGCTTGTATTGTCTTATTCaatgatgtgtgtatatatatatatatatatatatatatatatatatatatatatatcatctataCATATATCACATCATCTGTGACTAGTTCCATCATACAACACAATTTGTTAACGGAAATTCAATATTGTTGAATGAATGTATTTCTATGTGACCAAACCCTCCCTGACAGGATTAATTTATTCAgtattatatttacttttttgtcacacacacacatacttacttTGTAAGTACACACAtacttttttgtattgttttttttctgaacagCCAAATAAACTGGATGTAAAATCACTGGCAAGGGCTTGCAAAAAACAGGAGCATGAAAGTCATTTTCAAAGAGGTATAAGAGTTATCCTCTATTATAACGTGATGACAGACCTGACATATTCTGCTAGTCCACATCATCACTTTGACAACGAGATGTTTAAGGAGGGAAAAGAGCTTATAACCAAAGGAATACATACAACTATAGACCAAATGAACAGAAACCTATTTGATGATGCAAGAAAGAAACTTGGGGAAATCATGCATACTTTACAGGTATAAAGTTTGATTGATACTTCATTAAACATAAGATCCGAACATCTGAATATTTAATAACTTGTCTTATAAATGAAAGGATTTCTACAGCCACAGTAACTGGATAGAGATGGGAAACACTGAACCATGTACTGCCCTGATCAATTCAGACGAGAACATACCCAACCCTGCaggttaagtgtgtgtgtgtgtgtgtgtgtgtgcgctcacaCATGTGCACCCAGCAGTGAGATAAAGCTGACAGAAGCAGCTTTTAGAACATCCTCATTTGTTAAAATTATGATTATTTGAtagataatttttatttttataaaaccttCCACAAGATAAGAACACAAAAACATGCGAGGACAATCCCGATGGAGTAGATTTAAAAGTTAAGAAAGACATTCTCGAGCGAAAGATACTGACATCAGGATACACAAGAAAATCCAACCCAAAAGGAAAAACTCTTAATCACATTATTCAAAGCCTCCAAATGCTCGTCTGTTAAATAAAGTGACCGTACCAACTATCATGGTTGACAGGGAAGTGCAGCCATGGAGGTTTTCGTGATTTCCCGAGTGGTATTAATAAGGATTTCAGTGCTTCTTGTCATGGTTCACTGCATAATAAAGCTGCAGACGTTGGCATTGCTGCCAGTGTGCAGCTGCTGGAGAAGATCTGGAAGAACAATGATGGCCCCAGGTTTCTCAGGTACAGAACTCATCTAACCCATCTTCACCCAGTCAAGTCAAATCAACTTTATTAACTGTTGATTCGCTCTTGTGGTACTTCGTTGTCATACACTGATCCTTCTCCACAgtgctgcttcaagtcaaacacacCTAGTTTCTCCTCAAGTTCACACATGTACAAAAATCACATTAACTAGCAGTATGATCCACTAACAAACATTGATCTTTATTTTCAATCTTACATCTATTGTTTTAGCATTTCAaatcagagagagacagatagacaccTTTGTGTAGTGTGCATCTTCACATTATACTACTGGGCTGTTGAACGCTTGAATCTGATCTTTGATAAATTTTCTAAGGTGTTAAAAATTTTTTCTGGGAAAATAAATAGCTCTTTCtctaataaagttatttttaactgCTTTTGTATGCTATCAACTCAAGCCACTCAAGTTTTGGAACTAACAACAGTGGCACTGAAAAAACAAGAGCATTTGAAGGACAAAAGAACAGTTTTAAAATGCATCATCTGAACAATGGCTTTATGTGTAGTAGCCATATAAGAGGATCAGCCTTAAGAGAAAATGACTCCATTACAACGTCAGTAAAATTCTTAGAGTATCTGATTAGTCCTAAAAGTTTAAACCTAGATAAAttacctaaaaaataaaataagtaaaagacAGCCGTCTTAACTTTCTCCCTGACTAGCAGGAAATAAACAGGAGAAAAGTTTAGGGATGAATAATCCAAATGAATTAGCGCCAGTCTCCCTACACGGTTTAAAACTCACCCAGTCTAAATGGTCGTTGTACTCAGACAACAGGTTTCACAACAGAATAAAAGTTCTCTTTTCAACAGCAATTCACACAACAATGTCTGTGATAGCTGGAGAGGGATTCCTGTCGATCACAGTCTCTTTGCTGCAGGCTGCCAACAGAAAAGCCACACTCTTGCTAGTTAACATCAGCTGCGGACGATTTGGAGTGTTGCATTAAAGAAAGAGAGATAAAAAAGAGAACACGTTCACCAGCCCAATACAAACACAAGACTACGTCACAGGACGTAACAATAAACTCAAAGATGCACTCGTCAAAGA
The sequence above is a segment of the Carassius carassius chromosome 9, fCarCar2.1, whole genome shotgun sequence genome. Coding sequences within it:
- the LOC132149767 gene encoding von Willebrand factor A domain-containing protein 7-like translates to MRSLFVLLSFLIGVQNFYILRKDNSKNHQEITRIAILRVTKEVRKSMDRRFQEPNKLDVKSLARACKKQEHESHFQRGIRVILYYNVMTDLTYSASPHHHFDNEMFKEGKELITKGIHTTIDQMNRNLFDDARKKLGEIMHTLQDFYSHSNWIEMGNTEPCTALINSDENIPNPADKNTKTCEDNPDGVDLKVKKDILERKILTSGYTRKSNPKGKTLNHIIQSLQMLVC